In one window of Nodosilinea sp. PGN35 DNA:
- a CDS encoding superoxide dismutase: MTRLNRFTKYLLSGVAACLLLLACQGVPQAQTTPEATPAEVVPVAYPDRTLATPAELPPLPYDYGALEAAIDAETMEIHHDRHHATYVDNLNEALVDYPDLQGQSVEALLSDLDAIPEEIRTAVRNNGGGHLNHTIFWQIMSPEGGGEPTGEIAQAIEQTFGGFEEFQTAFNEAGSDRFGSGWVWLVTNGDGDLEIIDTANQDSPIMEGQYPIMGNDVWEHAYYLRYQNQRAEYLENWWNVVNWPEIERRYQAARA; this comes from the coding sequence ATGACACGTCTGAACCGTTTCACGAAATATCTCCTGTCTGGCGTCGCGGCCTGTCTGCTGCTGCTGGCCTGTCAGGGGGTGCCCCAGGCCCAGACAACACCGGAGGCGACCCCCGCTGAGGTGGTGCCCGTGGCCTACCCCGATCGCACTCTGGCGACCCCGGCAGAGCTACCGCCCCTGCCCTACGACTATGGGGCTCTGGAGGCGGCCATCGACGCCGAAACCATGGAGATCCACCACGATCGCCACCACGCCACCTACGTGGACAACCTCAACGAGGCGCTGGTTGACTACCCCGATCTGCAGGGCCAGAGCGTTGAGGCCCTGCTCAGCGACCTCGACGCCATCCCCGAAGAGATTCGCACCGCCGTGCGCAACAACGGCGGCGGCCACCTCAACCACACCATTTTCTGGCAGATCATGAGCCCCGAGGGCGGCGGTGAACCCACCGGAGAAATTGCCCAGGCAATCGAGCAGACCTTTGGCGGCTTTGAGGAGTTCCAAACCGCGTTTAACGAGGCGGGCAGCGATCGCTTTGGCAGCGGCTGGGTCTGGCTGGTGACCAATGGCGACGGCGACCTCGAAATCATCGATACCGCCAACCAGGACAGCCCGATCATGGAAGGCCAGTACCCGATCATGGGCAACGACGTATGGGAGCACGCCTACTACCTGCGCTACCAAAACCAGCGCGCCGAGTACCTGGAGAACTGGTGGAACGTGGTCAACTGGCCTGAGATCGAGCGGCGCTACCAGGCGGCCAGGGCCTAA